Proteins from a single region of Syntrophales bacterium:
- a CDS encoding adenylate/guanylate cyclase domain-containing protein, translating into MKPTWRQIVSPSKWLLLALVLSMLLVEGVYRLAPLEKAEHIYSDLWHRLSGVRYTPQHVMLVAVDDLSLAQFSEDPLVFWTPLFAQACETMQKVGVTVIGIDFLFTITPEKWIAKLKLDEVGMLKNYDQAFRQLLGTGKVVLVGSLIKGHAGAADTLLLPHQDYLLSLPDLDLVSHIGYANLKLDADGHVRRYEIAPASNLDPDLAQGAPRLSLGALLAVRALGLRAEEDAWRISGRTVSPRQAANISYAGPPGTFQKISFARLLAENAEEDPAVQALRGKVVIIGADFLGMNDIHSTPYGGAMSSGSGVLMTGPEIQANIAETVLSGRVTTPVSDWIRWGTGLLLIVLTLILYRNLSTWWGLAVLVAAGMVTMLVAWGFFQWFQIFPVAHLQLGLLAAFMVSFGGRLSREQREKKFIRSVFRRYIAENVVDALLAAGKMPDLGGEKKTITVLFSDIRNFTTISEKLDAHEVVEFLNKYFESVCRIILAQGGTIDKFIGDAVMVQFGAPVVYPDHAARALRTALAMRDVAVEFVSWMSERFAGRNLPPFNIGMGIHTGEAIVGNVGSSWRMEYTVIGDTVNLASRLENASKTLGCMIVASSETLKAAGMGVKTGVHDVIYVKGRETPVEIFEVTGLEE; encoded by the coding sequence ATGAAGCCCACATGGCGTCAGATCGTTTCACCGTCGAAGTGGCTTTTGCTGGCGCTGGTTCTCTCCATGCTGTTGGTCGAGGGCGTATATCGCCTGGCACCGCTGGAAAAGGCGGAGCATATCTATTCGGACCTGTGGCATCGTCTGAGCGGCGTGCGTTATACTCCGCAGCATGTCATGCTGGTGGCGGTCGATGATCTGTCCCTCGCTCAATTCAGTGAAGACCCGCTGGTTTTCTGGACACCGCTGTTCGCCCAGGCATGCGAAACCATGCAGAAGGTCGGTGTGACCGTCATCGGCATTGATTTCCTGTTCACCATCACGCCGGAGAAATGGATTGCCAAGCTGAAGCTGGATGAAGTCGGGATGCTGAAGAACTACGACCAGGCCTTCCGACAATTGCTGGGCACGGGAAAGGTCGTCCTGGTCGGGTCGCTCATCAAGGGACATGCGGGAGCCGCCGACACCCTGCTGCTTCCGCACCAGGACTACCTGCTTTCCCTCCCGGACCTGGACCTGGTGTCCCATATCGGCTATGCAAATCTGAAGCTGGATGCGGACGGTCACGTAAGGCGCTATGAGATTGCCCCCGCCTCGAATTTGGACCCCGATCTGGCCCAGGGAGCACCGCGGCTTTCGCTGGGTGCGCTCCTGGCGGTCCGGGCGCTGGGATTGAGGGCGGAAGAAGACGCGTGGCGAATTTCCGGCCGGACCGTTTCTCCAAGGCAGGCGGCCAACATCAGCTATGCGGGCCCGCCGGGCACCTTCCAGAAAATCTCCTTTGCCAGGCTGCTGGCCGAAAATGCCGAAGAGGATCCCGCCGTGCAGGCCCTGCGGGGCAAAGTCGTTATTATCGGCGCTGATTTCCTGGGCATGAACGACATTCACAGCACGCCTTACGGCGGTGCGATGAGCAGCGGGAGCGGCGTCCTGATGACCGGACCCGAAATCCAGGCCAACATTGCAGAAACCGTACTTTCCGGCAGGGTGACAACGCCGGTTTCTGACTGGATACGATGGGGAACAGGCTTGTTACTGATCGTCCTGACCCTCATCCTGTACCGAAACCTGTCGACCTGGTGGGGCCTGGCGGTCCTTGTTGCGGCAGGCATGGTTACGATGCTGGTAGCTTGGGGGTTTTTCCAGTGGTTCCAGATTTTTCCGGTAGCGCACCTTCAACTTGGGTTGTTGGCGGCATTCATGGTATCTTTTGGTGGCAGGCTGAGCCGAGAGCAACGCGAGAAGAAATTCATCCGGTCCGTCTTCAGGCGCTACATCGCGGAGAATGTTGTCGATGCGCTGCTGGCTGCCGGGAAGATGCCGGACCTGGGCGGGGAAAAGAAGACGATCACGGTACTCTTCTCCGATATCCGCAATTTCACCACCATCAGTGAAAAGCTGGACGCCCACGAAGTAGTTGAGTTCCTTAATAAATATTTTGAAAGCGTATGCAGGATCATTCTGGCGCAGGGGGGCACCATTGACAAGTTCATAGGGGATGCAGTGATGGTGCAGTTCGGCGCACCGGTGGTCTACCCTGATCATGCAGCCCGGGCGCTTCGTACCGCCCTGGCCATGCGCGATGTCGCCGTGGAGTTCGTGTCCTGGATGTCGGAACGGTTTGCAGGCCGGAATCTGCCGCCGTTCAACATCGGCATGGGCATTCACACAGGAGAAGCGATCGTGGGCAACGTGGGCTCATCCTGGCGAATGGAGTACACGGTGATCGGAGATACGGTCAACCTCGCGTCACGGCTGGAGAATGCAAGCAAAACCCTGGGGTGCATGATCGTGGCGAGCAGCGAAACCTTGAAGGCAGCGGGTATGGGAGTCAAGACAGGCGTGCACGATGTGATTTACGTCAAGGGCCGTGAGACTCCGGTCGAGATATTCGAGGTGACCGGACTGGAAGAATAG
- a CDS encoding filamentous hemagglutinin N-terminal domain-containing protein — MKKHRSSRGPIGRGRFPFLYFTLLACLSTAGIVPVSQAAPEGGIVRAGSAQIIGQGSTTLIQQSSPRAIIDWRSFGIQPNEQVRFAQPSTSSSILNRVTGGQVSLIFGRMDANGQVLLINPNGIIFGQGAQINVGSLIASTANISNDNFMQGRLVFDQPGSPGAGIVNSGSITAAAGGLVALVAPHVRNDGVIQARLGKVILGAADTFTIDLYGDGLINLALTDSSLTQLKDMQGLPIKSLITQAGVIDVGSGQAVLVTADAAKGVLDSLINMSGTILADSAVQEGGRILLLARGGSADVSGGMSARGTTGGQIEVLGSQVHLFPTAELDASGLYGGGTLQIGGAYRGNGDTYRSRTTLIDAGATLNASALSRGSGGEVIVWSDGDTSYAGSILARGGAQAGDGGLVEVSGRQGLSFNGLVDAGAAYGNAGSLLLDPYDFTIGITEATLIDRVLRTGTSTFVSASNNINVNYAIDGRGRYQGGGLTLSAGNSININEYIVTNSGAINLYAGTGSINLAPGKVVYAGWAPITVQSGADLYNAPYLTAGPLTLISTQGSVYINQGIDSSIGNLFIRAARDVVVNQPIVSMNDGNSVDISAGSVIRVNAQIDGRPALGSNPNGAVTMVAGQDIYLYRSILAQTINLTAGLGTIYAPTMKTDVTLDADGIPIGNGLFAGNGAISVTAGSDLSSGIYVTTGPVSIRSTGGHVNIDTKLAEILGNVTIRSDVGSVNVGEEIANIRSGSNLAITAGADVNLNRQIDALDDTNPRSIVPVPGGAVTFTAGNSINLSKDLVTYNGPVNMTATTGTLNIGWDAVNDRTNRVQAGNAPITVTTGGDLSTGPAPPATFPRNAVLYPTAWDNVVGELKRYVAFGTTGKLSLTSTGGNVTVDAPIPDTTGEVALTAGNAILVKHKVFNNGQPITLTAGPGGITVYNTNDSYGLGVEDTPAIATSGTLTLRAEGDISAGGKGIVSMGKLTIDTRSRLLGGSVFQNWHYRPNEIELIADLGINSFYAGFSPKITATSSSGAIYLGVDQPGQLIINAPSPTAGDVFTGGWLGANVTINAGRDINLSNVSPSGVLKLTAGRDANLNTFEVFSLDVAAVGNIHFVGAVTVPFCTNCATVWIDGGDLKAVSTGGSINFGSAALYSSVYIGNGKNFLLDAYGDVELGILQTFGPVSITAQTGNITLRNDIGPPIPVIDPGGIGVASLLLDAGSNIIMQGAKAAGTVTITAGGSLTPAKGIFSGTANGVTISTGGTALEKRTAGDVLWPAPFSFNGTSFGDIVLDVQQPLNPPGSVLPAITPGPAVSPPGLPGALTALPAQPPGMVNVSGSGTPGSSGSAEGTEQKIDPLQATGSGVLSEIIPGEEEGAAEDEEQEEEKRKTQIKLSGGRGAGQSTDFGWR, encoded by the coding sequence ATGAAAAAGCATCGATCTTCGAGGGGACCCATTGGTCGGGGACGTTTTCCATTTCTGTATTTTACCCTGCTGGCATGCTTATCCACTGCCGGGATCGTCCCTGTCTCCCAGGCCGCCCCGGAAGGCGGTATCGTTCGTGCCGGAAGTGCCCAGATCATCGGGCAGGGCAGCACCACCCTGATCCAGCAGAGCAGTCCGCGGGCCATCATCGACTGGCGCAGTTTCGGAATCCAACCGAACGAACAGGTCCGGTTCGCCCAGCCCTCCACAAGTTCCTCGATCCTCAATCGCGTCACGGGAGGCCAGGTCTCACTCATTTTCGGCCGCATGGACGCCAACGGCCAGGTGCTCCTGATCAACCCGAACGGCATCATCTTCGGCCAGGGCGCCCAGATCAACGTCGGCAGTCTCATCGCGAGCACAGCGAACATAAGCAACGACAACTTTATGCAGGGCAGGCTCGTGTTCGACCAGCCGGGCAGTCCCGGTGCGGGAATCGTCAATTCCGGCAGCATCACCGCCGCGGCGGGCGGACTGGTCGCGCTGGTGGCCCCCCACGTGCGCAATGACGGCGTGATTCAGGCCCGGCTGGGCAAGGTTATCCTGGGGGCGGCGGACACCTTTACCATCGACCTCTATGGTGATGGACTGATCAACCTGGCACTGACGGATTCCAGCCTGACCCAGCTGAAGGATATGCAGGGGCTGCCGATCAAGAGCCTGATCACGCAAGCCGGCGTCATCGATGTCGGAAGCGGCCAGGCCGTGCTGGTGACCGCCGATGCGGCCAAAGGTGTTCTGGACAGCCTCATCAACATGAGCGGAACGATTCTTGCCGACAGTGCCGTGCAGGAGGGTGGCCGTATTCTTCTGCTGGCCCGGGGCGGCAGTGCGGATGTAAGCGGAGGCATGAGCGCCAGGGGAACCACGGGCGGACAGATCGAGGTCCTGGGCAGCCAGGTTCATCTTTTTCCCACGGCTGAACTCGATGCGAGCGGCCTCTACGGTGGCGGTACACTTCAGATCGGCGGCGCCTATCGGGGGAACGGGGATACGTATCGTTCCCGGACCACACTCATCGATGCCGGGGCAACCCTCAATGCCAGCGCCCTGAGCCGGGGAAGCGGCGGCGAAGTGATCGTGTGGTCCGACGGCGACACCTCCTATGCGGGCAGCATCCTGGCGCGCGGGGGGGCACAGGCCGGCGATGGCGGCCTTGTCGAGGTTTCGGGCAGACAGGGATTGTCATTCAACGGCCTGGTTGACGCGGGAGCCGCCTATGGCAACGCCGGATCTCTTCTCCTGGATCCTTACGACTTCACGATCGGCATAACCGAGGCAACCCTGATCGACAGGGTGCTGCGAACGGGAACCAGCACCTTCGTGAGTGCGTCCAACAACATCAACGTCAATTACGCCATCGACGGGCGGGGTAGATACCAGGGCGGCGGCCTGACCCTGTCCGCCGGCAACAGCATCAACATCAACGAATACATCGTCACCAACAGCGGTGCCATCAACCTGTATGCCGGGACGGGGTCAATCAACCTGGCACCCGGCAAGGTCGTGTACGCCGGCTGGGCGCCCATCACCGTGCAGAGCGGCGCCGATCTCTACAACGCACCCTATCTCACTGCCGGCCCGCTGACGCTGATTTCCACACAGGGTTCGGTGTACATCAACCAGGGCATCGATTCCTCCATCGGCAACCTGTTCATCCGGGCAGCACGGGATGTCGTTGTCAATCAGCCCATCGTGAGTATGAACGACGGGAACAGCGTCGACATCAGCGCAGGCAGCGTCATCCGGGTGAACGCCCAGATCGACGGACGCCCTGCCCTCGGCAGCAATCCCAACGGAGCCGTCACGATGGTCGCGGGGCAGGACATTTACCTGTATCGAAGCATTCTGGCCCAGACGATCAACCTCACCGCCGGCCTGGGCACCATTTATGCCCCCACGATGAAAACCGACGTGACACTCGATGCCGACGGGATTCCGATCGGGAACGGCCTCTTCGCTGGAAACGGGGCAATCTCGGTGACGGCAGGAAGCGATCTGTCCAGCGGGATTTACGTGACCACCGGCCCCGTGTCCATCAGGTCCACCGGGGGCCACGTCAACATAGACACCAAGCTTGCGGAAATCCTGGGGAACGTGACGATCCGATCGGATGTAGGCTCGGTCAATGTCGGGGAGGAGATCGCCAATATCCGGTCGGGAAGCAATCTGGCGATTACAGCCGGGGCCGACGTCAACCTGAACCGGCAGATCGACGCGCTGGACGACACCAATCCCCGCTCCATCGTGCCCGTTCCCGGCGGCGCCGTCACGTTCACAGCGGGGAACAGCATCAACCTGAGCAAGGATCTTGTTACCTACAACGGGCCGGTCAACATGACGGCAACGACGGGTACCCTGAACATCGGCTGGGACGCTGTGAATGACCGGACAAACCGTGTACAGGCCGGTAACGCCCCGATCACGGTGACAACGGGAGGAGACCTGTCCACGGGGCCGGCGCCTCCCGCCACGTTCCCGCGGAATGCGGTCCTGTATCCGACGGCGTGGGACAATGTCGTCGGCGAGCTCAAGCGCTACGTGGCGTTTGGCACAACCGGGAAACTCAGCCTGACGTCGACAGGCGGTAACGTAACGGTTGACGCGCCGATTCCGGACACAACCGGCGAGGTTGCCCTCACGGCCGGAAATGCAATCCTCGTCAAGCACAAGGTGTTCAACAATGGACAGCCGATCACCCTGACGGCCGGGCCGGGAGGCATCACGGTCTATAATACAAACGATTCCTACGGGCTCGGTGTTGAAGACACCCCCGCAATCGCCACCAGCGGAACCCTGACACTGAGGGCGGAGGGCGACATCTCCGCCGGAGGCAAAGGGATCGTGTCGATGGGAAAGCTCACGATCGACACGCGCAGCAGGCTCCTGGGAGGCTCCGTATTCCAGAACTGGCATTACCGGCCCAACGAGATCGAACTGATCGCCGACCTGGGCATCAACTCGTTCTATGCAGGATTTTCGCCCAAGATCACGGCCACCTCCTCCTCCGGCGCCATTTATCTCGGCGTGGATCAGCCGGGTCAGTTGATCATCAACGCACCTTCGCCGACTGCGGGCGACGTGTTCACCGGCGGATGGCTCGGCGCGAACGTGACTATCAACGCCGGCCGGGACATCAACCTCAGCAATGTATCTCCGTCCGGCGTCCTGAAATTGACGGCGGGCCGCGATGCAAATCTGAACACCTTTGAAGTGTTCAGCCTGGACGTGGCCGCCGTCGGCAACATTCATTTCGTTGGTGCTGTCACCGTCCCCTTCTGTACGAACTGTGCGACGGTGTGGATCGATGGCGGAGACCTCAAGGCCGTGTCGACGGGGGGCAGCATCAACTTCGGCAGTGCCGCGTTGTACTCGTCTGTCTACATCGGAAACGGGAAAAACTTTCTCCTCGACGCGTACGGTGACGTCGAACTGGGCATCCTGCAAACGTTCGGCCCCGTCAGCATCACCGCGCAGACGGGCAACATTACGCTGCGGAACGACATCGGCCCGCCAATCCCGGTCATCGATCCGGGTGGGATCGGAGTTGCATCGCTGCTGCTTGACGCCGGCAGCAACATCATCATGCAGGGTGCCAAAGCCGCCGGCACGGTGACCATCACCGCGGGAGGGTCATTGACGCCCGCGAAAGGCATCTTCTCCGGCACGGCGAACGGGGTCACCATCTCCACCGGAGGCACCGCCCTGGAAAAACGGACTGCCGGAGACGTGCTGTGGCCCGCTCCCTTCTCTTTCAACGGCACTTCGTTCGGTGACATCGTGCTGGACGTTCAACAACCGCTCAATCCGCCGGGCTCTGTGCTGCCAGCCATCACTCCGGGACCTGCCGTGTCTCCGCCCGGCCTGCCCGGCGCCCTTACGGCACTTCCGGCGCAGCCGCCAGGCATGGTCAACGTATCGGGGAGCGGCACCCCCGGCTCGTCCGGTTCGGCGGAGGGGACGGAGCAGAAGATCGATCCCTTGCAGGCGACCGGCAGCGGCGTCTTGAGCGAGATCATCCCCGGGGAAGAAGAGGGGGCTGCCGAGGACGAAGAACAGGAAGAGGAAAAAAGGAAGACGCAAATCAAGCTTTCCGGCGGCCGCGGAGCCGGCCAGTCGACGGACTTCGGGTGGAGGTAG
- a CDS encoding caspase family protein — protein METVLPRIVILALSLIMSAISPGVARAAEPASLPQLRVETGMHTTLIRRVVADLPRNRLITCSDDKTVRVWQMPEMHLLSVLRVPIDAGHEGQLYAVAVSPDGKTIATGGWTGWDWDGKASIYFFDVLSGEMTRRIGGFENVVNALAWMPDGRHLAVGLQGYSGFRVLRLADGKTVAVDAQYRDDVMDMDISRKGRIVTTALDGFVRLYDRSFKLIGRRSVPGGKRPVSVRFSPDADLIGVGFIDVPVISIISSRDLSLLYHAETGKIAHQVGFTSIVWSSDGTMLYASGQYAGDGLNPVYRWKSRGRDAPETIPLTQNRITEIQQMPDNHIAFAAEDPGVGVMGPDGKLKSFRGPDIANYSGVRTQIALSTDASTVRYPLQRDNRVQRTFVVSGGGDQDTAKAPDTPLSAPILQAEGITVKDWKDSFKPRINGRTPALEEYEFSRSYAIAPDGGSVLLGTEWALRLLRPDASEIWNIKLPAVAWSVNVSPNGRIAVAALSDGTIRWYLMQDGQEVLAYFPHNNGRDWIAWVPQGYYMSSVYGDNYIGWHLNRGKDLTPDFYRAVQFDRILYRPDIVSSWFNTILDPVEQAIESTPKDAGFHIAQMRNIAPPSIRLKDARLQAGPGGHSRLILKLQGEKTTLAMKDYSVFVNHIPQTSARERMLSGKETERFQRTLEIDLPAQANEIRVETFNGVSMGVAETYVGLPKEVLPARVKGNLYMVTVGVNKFPALPRRNHLAYAARDAEEMGQALKACCSKNFEQMFVHTITDNTSEKPDQKTILSALKFVERAGPNDTVFIFLASHGLSDQAGNYYFVPRDVVPQDIANVQKGEPVTSLIPWTTFFNAMRDAAGRRVLIVDTCQARNIEGKLDVHSLMKRSASSRFAIIVAAKGNEESQEYAPAKHGLFTHSLLSSLKPDADANRDGQVSLKEAFEFALPIVEELRHKQTGPQTPQMVSPPTLADMPVIRNEP, from the coding sequence ATGGAAACCGTGTTGCCTCGAATTGTTATCCTGGCGCTGTCTTTGATCATGTCTGCGATTTCTCCAGGAGTGGCTCGCGCGGCCGAACCCGCCTCCCTGCCGCAGCTTCGGGTCGAGACGGGCATGCATACGACGTTGATCAGGCGCGTGGTGGCCGATCTCCCGCGCAACCGCCTCATCACGTGCTCGGACGACAAAACGGTCCGTGTCTGGCAAATGCCGGAGATGCATTTGCTATCCGTGCTGCGGGTTCCCATCGACGCAGGCCATGAAGGCCAGTTGTACGCCGTCGCCGTATCGCCGGACGGCAAAACCATTGCGACGGGGGGCTGGACAGGCTGGGACTGGGATGGGAAAGCATCCATCTATTTCTTTGATGTGTTGAGCGGTGAGATGACTCGCCGGATCGGGGGGTTTGAGAACGTCGTCAACGCGCTTGCCTGGATGCCCGACGGCCGGCATCTGGCAGTCGGGCTGCAGGGATATTCCGGTTTCCGGGTGCTGCGCCTTGCCGATGGCAAAACGGTTGCAGTGGATGCCCAGTACCGGGACGACGTGATGGACATGGACATCAGTCGAAAGGGCCGCATTGTGACAACGGCCCTGGATGGATTTGTCCGTCTCTACGACCGCAGCTTCAAACTGATCGGCCGACGGAGCGTGCCGGGAGGAAAGCGGCCCGTCTCGGTTCGCTTCTCACCGGATGCAGACCTGATCGGGGTCGGGTTTATCGACGTGCCGGTGATCTCGATCATCTCGTCCAGGGACCTGTCGCTCCTGTACCATGCAGAAACCGGCAAGATCGCGCACCAGGTCGGATTCACCAGCATTGTCTGGTCATCCGATGGGACGATGCTGTACGCCAGCGGCCAGTACGCCGGCGACGGACTGAACCCGGTATACCGATGGAAGAGCCGGGGGCGGGACGCTCCCGAAACCATCCCCCTGACGCAGAACCGCATTACGGAAATCCAGCAGATGCCGGACAACCATATCGCGTTCGCGGCGGAGGATCCCGGCGTGGGCGTCATGGGACCCGATGGGAAGTTGAAGTCCTTCCGGGGACCGGATATTGCGAACTATAGCGGAGTCCGAACGCAGATCGCCCTGTCGACGGATGCCTCGACGGTCCGTTACCCTCTACAGAGGGACAACCGCGTGCAGCGCACTTTCGTGGTGTCCGGCGGCGGTGATCAGGACACCGCGAAGGCCCCGGACACACCCCTGTCCGCACCGATCCTGCAGGCCGAAGGCATCACCGTGAAGGACTGGAAAGACAGCTTCAAGCCCAGGATCAACGGCAGGACACCCGCTCTGGAGGAATACGAATTCTCACGTTCTTATGCCATTGCTCCCGACGGCGGGAGCGTACTCCTGGGTACCGAATGGGCCCTGCGCCTGCTGAGACCGGACGCCTCCGAAATCTGGAACATCAAGCTGCCCGCCGTGGCCTGGAGCGTGAATGTAAGCCCCAACGGCAGGATCGCGGTGGCTGCGCTCTCCGACGGGACCATCCGCTGGTATCTCATGCAGGATGGACAGGAGGTACTGGCATATTTCCCGCACAACAACGGCCGAGACTGGATCGCCTGGGTTCCGCAAGGTTATTACATGTCCTCCGTTTACGGGGACAACTATATCGGCTGGCACCTCAACCGCGGGAAAGACCTCACCCCGGATTTTTATCGCGCCGTCCAGTTCGACCGCATCCTGTATCGCCCGGACATCGTATCTTCATGGTTTAACACCATTCTCGATCCCGTTGAGCAAGCAATCGAGTCGACCCCGAAAGATGCCGGCTTTCACATCGCCCAGATGCGTAACATCGCCCCTCCCAGTATCAGGTTAAAGGACGCAAGACTTCAGGCGGGTCCGGGCGGACACTCCCGGCTGATCCTCAAACTGCAGGGCGAAAAGACCACGCTTGCCATGAAGGATTACAGTGTTTTCGTAAACCATATTCCCCAGACGTCGGCACGCGAACGCATGCTTTCCGGGAAAGAGACCGAGCGTTTCCAACGCACCCTGGAGATCGACCTGCCCGCGCAGGCCAATGAAATCAGGGTTGAAACCTTCAACGGCGTTTCCATGGGGGTTGCCGAAACGTATGTCGGACTCCCCAAAGAGGTTCTCCCGGCACGAGTCAAAGGCAACCTCTACATGGTGACCGTCGGCGTCAACAAATTTCCTGCCTTGCCCAGACGGAACCACCTGGCCTATGCCGCGCGGGATGCGGAAGAAATGGGACAGGCGCTAAAGGCATGCTGTTCGAAGAACTTCGAGCAGATGTTCGTTCACACCATCACCGACAACACCAGTGAAAAGCCCGACCAGAAAACCATCCTGTCCGCGCTGAAGTTCGTGGAGCGGGCCGGCCCGAACGACACGGTGTTCATTTTCCTTGCCTCACACGGCTTGAGCGACCAGGCAGGCAATTACTACTTCGTGCCGCGCGACGTTGTGCCCCAGGACATAGCCAATGTTCAGAAAGGGGAACCCGTTACGTCGCTCATCCCCTGGACCACCTTCTTCAACGCCATGAGGGATGCGGCTGGCCGCCGCGTGCTGATCGTCGATACCTGCCAGGCGCGCAACATCGAGGGGAAGCTCGATGTTCATTCGCTCATGAAGCGCTCCGCTTCCTCCCGGTTCGCCATCATCGTGGCCGCCAAAGGCAACGAGGAGTCTCAGGAATACGCACCCGCCAAGCACGGACTGTTCACGCACTCCCTGTTGAGCTCACTGAAACCGGATGCCGATGCGAACAGGGACGGCCAGGTTTCCCTCAAGGAGGCTTTCGAGTTCGCGCTGCCCATCGTGGAGGAGTTGCGTCACAAGCAGACAGGGCCGCAAACGCCGCAAATGGTGTCCCCGCCGACCCTGGCGGACATGCCGGTGATTCGCAACGAACCCTGA
- a CDS encoding lysophospholipid acyltransferase family protein, with protein sequence MPGIFEIPKHFEFIQIPEFLRKGGLFVYRFYKWLFLVPFIAITTVVLGTSAYLVALFADPKLASRFPAVLWAKLNAWATPMFVEVSGRRNIDAKQSYVIVCNHQSLYDIFLLYGWLGIDFKWVMKKELRKVPFLGAACEAIGHIYIDRSDPATAIEAINRAKEKVVDGTSVLFFPEGTRSRTGEMGTFKKGAFKMALDLGLPILPITIKGTRAILPTKSLDVRPGLAQMIIHPPISITPYSEANLTLLMERARNTITSVMNQP encoded by the coding sequence ATGCCCGGGATATTCGAGATTCCCAAACATTTCGAGTTCATTCAGATACCGGAATTCCTCAGGAAGGGCGGCCTGTTTGTGTACCGGTTCTACAAATGGCTTTTTCTGGTACCGTTTATTGCCATCACCACGGTTGTGCTGGGCACTTCCGCTTATCTCGTCGCCCTGTTCGCAGACCCGAAACTCGCGAGCCGGTTTCCCGCCGTCCTGTGGGCGAAGCTCAATGCCTGGGCGACCCCCATGTTCGTGGAGGTCTCCGGCAGGCGGAACATCGACGCGAAGCAGTCCTATGTCATCGTCTGCAACCATCAGAGCCTCTACGACATCTTTCTCCTCTACGGCTGGCTCGGCATCGATTTCAAATGGGTCATGAAAAAGGAGCTCCGGAAGGTCCCATTCCTTGGTGCCGCCTGCGAGGCCATCGGCCATATCTACATCGACCGTTCCGACCCTGCGACCGCCATCGAGGCGATCAACCGGGCCAAGGAGAAGGTCGTCGATGGAACGTCCGTCCTGTTCTTCCCGGAAGGGACCCGCAGCAGAACCGGCGAGATGGGCACCTTCAAGAAAGGCGCCTTCAAGATGGCGCTCGACCTGGGCCTGCCCATTCTGCCCATCACGATCAAGGGAACCAGGGCGATTCTGCCCACGAAAAGCCTCGATGTCCGTCCGGGACTGGCACAGATGATCATCCATCCCCCCATTTCCATCACCCCCTACTCGGAGGCAAACCTCACCCTTCTCATGGAGCGGGCCAGAAACACGATCACGAGCGTTATGAATCAGCCATAA